GATGAAGCAATAAATGGTGAATTGAATCGGTACAATAAGACATGGTAGATCACAAATTTCTTTTCCACAGGTATTTAATTCATGTCAGAGAGAGACAGCAGCAATATTACCTCATCCCAACAAATCTCGCCAATAAAACCTTTCTTCTGCTTTGGACTTTCCTCACATCTTAATTGCAGATCCAGGACAAAATGGTCCACAACCATCACTTTTACTGTAATATATTGGGGCATTAGAAGGACGCATACCACTGTCAGGCTCTCAAACTTGGTGGACTGGGTGTAGCAAAAAATAATGTACAGACAGAGTCATCCGATGAAAAGATAACTTGAATGTGTTTCATTCTGCTGCTTCTTGACGAGGAGTACTTCGCTTCTCCTCCGACTTGTGACGAAATAACTTCGCTATGGCCCTTCTCTCACAATCCTGCAACatagaaaaaatcatgatacaAACTGTAGTTTCTAGATTTCTCTACAACTGTTAATAGTTGGGGATGGGGAGAAAATTAACTTTTGGCAACTAGTTTTATTTGGAACATTTGCTGCTATTACAGACTTCATTCACTTTAGTCGAGATAAATCAGAGAAAAAGTTACGCTTCTTCACCAATTAACTTTTGGCAACTAGTTTTATTTGGAACATTTGCTGCTATTACAGACTTCATTCACTTTAGTCGAGATAAATCAGAGAAAAAGTTACGCTTCTTCACCTTGAACATATTAAGATAAAATGGTTTGCCAGGATTCATCCTTCTCAATTTCTGGTACGTAAAAGCAAAACTCAGCTGATCACGAGGAGTAAAGCGATCAACCTCATTGAACCAGAGACAGGAAAATAGGTTTGACATTGGAGTGTGCGCTCTCACAATTAAAGACCCTTCAGGCACATCTGTAAGCAGTACAAAATGtcttttcaaactaaaaacagCAAAAGTTCAGCAGAGAATTGTATAACCTGAAAACTGTGAGAGAATATTACTGCTGGGAAGGAGCTTGTTTGGATCAGAGACATTGAATCTTTTCAGCCCATCAGTCTGGTAAGAAGCAAATTGCTGATCTATGACAGTGTGATTATACTTGTTCAGTCTCTTATTTTGAGCAACCTCTTCCCATACACAATGGCGATCATAGTGTTTAGAAATGGCAAATTCATAACCTTTTCTCCACAAAAAGTACTCAAGAACCAGAAGAGGATCAACTTGAAGACGTAATTTGCTATCCAACCAAATTGAATACCTGGAAAATATTTATATGCAGAATATTAGACACAATTGTCAGATCTTGTTTTGAAACAATTCCCACCAAGTAAGAAAATTATTAGTTCATATGTTCCTTCCAATGTCACAACTATTTAAGCAGAGGTCACCTAAATGATGAACCAAAATCTATGAGCATCCTGGACAGTTTTGTGGTGTGAACCATTTAAATAACAAGTTAGATCATTTGAACGTGATGATTTAAATATATCACAATAAGAGTTCCTTGAAGACAATATTACTTCTGCTGGTACCAGTGCTGGAACCCTGGTTGCTAGAGTTTCCTCGAAGACAATACTGGATACATTTCTAAAGCAAGAAATGAATGGCATTGTGTATCTTCTAGCTCGCTGCTCTTTTTGTCAGCTTGGGCTTCTCAAtacaatttatatgatttataaataaataaatggtctGATACAAAACTCAAGACCATTTAACTATAAACCCCTCCATCATATCTACTAAGGTTAATCCCCATGAGAAGGGATCCAGCATAACTTTAGTTTGTGATCAAATGAGCAATCAGTTTCTCACAAATTGTAGCTCGTTTTTTAAAGGACCCAGTATAGTACTACTCCAAGTtctatgttcttcttcttctttcccttaaTGTTCAGACATCAAATTCACTCCACACAGACTCCACAGCACAAAACAGCAATCACAGggcatttaaaaattaactgcAGTACATAACCAACAGTTCAATTTTGATTCTCACCTTGCAGAAGGGAAAAGCCTGTGTGGCAACAATTTTGGCACTTTACCCACTCTTCGCATATCATTATATGGTAGATTCTTCACCACCACAATCTTCCACAAACCTATAAAACCAGCTGTATCTGGAATGTGGCCTTCTGAAGAAAGCGTTTGGAAAGTAACCTCATCCATGAACATTACAAAGCAGACATTTTTCCTTGATAAACGAGTGACCTGAAAGAAGGATGAGAATTTATGATCAGAATAGGATTCCACAACACACCTCACAGGTTAGTGATGAAATTGGTGTCCAGCTGATAGAAAGTATCACCCATGATGATTCGACTTTGCGAGCTCGTCGGAGTAGAGGAAAAGGTGCATAGAAGGTGATGTGTGACCTAAGAGGCTCATCAAGAGCAAGATTAAATATTCAAGAATTTCCAAATTCAGCTCTAAACTCAACATTTGGGGACTCTTCCAGCGCTGATTACAATTTTAgtaaatttctaattttatccgCAAGAGACCACTAAGAGGTACAAGATTATTATAATCTGAACCACTCATGTTTTTATTCATATTCTGTGATCCCAAGCGGTTACCTGGTCCTAAGGGTCTTAAATTCACATTACAAGCCAAAGTTCACATAGGATAAGGGTATAAGAAGTCTATAAATGTATAAGCTTCTAATGCTCTATCTTGagaataaatgttattttacaGAATTGCAATCTCTGAAGGTGTCAATGGGGTTGTGAATTTGAGATatctaaaaacaattcaatttcataaagcTGAAATTTGGCTGACTTGAGATTATAGAGTTGTGTATTGAGCAATAAAGGAGCTTCGATACACatcaattatcaattcaattcaTCCACATTCATTCCATGGGAAACAGGGAGACCGAAAGAGTGAGGTTTAAAAGGTAGAAAACAGTTGAGCTTCGATACACATCAATTATCAATGTCAATATATTCCCCAATAGCAAACTTAACAGATGATAACGCAGAAACTGATTTGGGATCAGAGATGCACCAAAAACAGATGATAATGCAGAAACTGATTTGGAATCAGAGATGCACCAAAATATTTCCATATAacttaacttttataaaagccCCATACCATTTTATGTACTGGTGATCTTAAACGATCTGAATTGCCAAAGATGCAAGAGATCACAGCAATATGGCATCTACTTATATAACTCGCATCATCTTCTGCCAAATCAAATCCTGTACTTGAAGATCCTTCAGGACCTTTGACAAAACCACAGTTTATTTTTTGATCATGTGCCAAAAAAGATTCCTCCCGTTCATGCAAGCTCTGATGCCCAGCAAATCTGGGCTCCCATTGCTCTTGTCCCTCAGGCTTCTCCTCAATTTCAGTATACTGCAAGGAAAATCTTGCAAACTTCCTACTTTCAAAAGGCTCCACAAGCCTTGTAGTggaatttagaaatttcatCCCACAACCTGAATAATTCAAGCAAGACATGTCAAGTAAGAAAAGGAAATATTCGCTAGTCCTCTACGCAGAACCAGATGTTTAAAATGTTCAAACCATAAACCAGTCACTGCAACCTTAAATTTGATATCCTTTACCATTTGCTTCAAAATTGTTCCAATCAAAACCAGTCCAAATTGTCATTCAAgcaaagacaaaagaaaaaatccatCAGACAGTCCAATCAACAAAGGGCTTAGACAGCACGGGTTCATTAAACCACCTGGCTTTAGTCAATCAAAGAGCATAGTTAAGGTTTTTGTAacagaaagagaaaaagaaaagaaaagaaatttcctATACTAGAATCTGATCTCAAGATACCACTTTTTTGCGGTTCTTGACATTCTAATTGGATTTCGCTCTTGATATTGGTCCAATCAATCATCAGTGGGCTTCAtatgcaaaacaaataaataaacagtaGGAAAAACACACATATAGAAGAACATATATTGTGCACATATATTCAAGCTAACATGTCAAAAGTCGGttttgatgaataatttattaacaCTTTCAAAAATTGTGCTGAGGCCCATTCTGTATTACCTATTGCCTGGCTCATGGAGCACCAGAAGAAGGGCACAGACATGCCTGAACAGGTCATGCACATAGACAAAGAACTGGACTTGTTATCAATCACAAACCATGTCtccaaaaacaattataacattATATAGACAGTAGGGGAGGTTAACATGTAAAATGGGGGTAAAAATTCTGGAAAACATATCTAAAGAATGCATTTATATATCAATCTTTCCCTTTTTAAGATTAGAATCACAATCCAGAAACAAGGTACATGAAGCAAAATGTACAAGGCAATATTAAAACTTCCGTTTAAATTAAGGTTTCAATGTATGACACTTACAACTTTGCAtgcaaacattaaaaaataaaaatttaaatttaccaGAATATTTGTGGcgctttgattttttcttcgaATCTGACCGGGATTTACTTGTAGAACGACCACCAATGTTATTGGCATGTCGAGAATCAGTGTTACCATCATCCAAGCTCTGAGAATTCAAAGAACCCTTCTCTAACAAACTCGAGGAATCTTCCTGATTGTCCTTTGCACTATTTTGATCCTTGGTTTTAGCATCAAGAAAACTAGATGACTCTCTATTATCTTTGACATGTACTGTTGTTTCACTGGAGTTCTCCTCCTTGTCATGTTCAGAATCGCCACCATATTCCTCCATACGAGGATCATGAAAATCTATACCATCATCATAGTCATTCTCACTATCAGCAGCTCCATTCTGTTCCCCGTTATCCTCATCATCAAgtaacaaattttttatatcactTTTGTTTCCCAAATTTCCTGTGCTCTTCAAAGAAGCCTCATACTCTTTTTCATACATCTTCAACTCTTTGCGCCCATCTTCATTATACAACCCAACCCCCTTTCTATCTTCAACTCTCTTCGCCTTCTCCTTGTAATTCTTCACTTTCACCAAATTATGAACCTTCTCACTAGATTCACCATCCCTATGAACCTTGCTATCATGCTCAACATCATCCTCATTGTAATCTTCATCCCTTCTCCTATCATCCCTATCCCAATACCTAGAATCCCGTCCATGTCCCACCGAACCTTGCCCAAACCCAAGAACTTTAATAGTATCAGTACGTGTAACATTTGTaagaaaatcatcatttttcatCTCATCATCCTCAACATGATTATCATTTACACCTGCACCAAACACATTTACTAAAATtacatctttaaaaaaatgcacTTGTTAAGGAtccaaataacaattaaaaacgaaaaatagttttcaacctttctttcttttttcttcaatctttaTGACTAATTACagatcaaataataattaaacaacattaatagatattaaaaaaataaattgagatccACTAAACGCTTTTAACTACAATGTACCTACAGTAAATAAAAACCAGCTCTCGGTTTACTGCATAATTACTCACTGTGCTTCCCAATTTtcactttcaatcattttttcacactttctcagcaaccaaacaaacaaatttaataacaaaaataaaatgaaaatgattaaCCACACTAAATCTCTCTCTTCTGACTAGCATCTTGCTAACTAAATAACAACAATGTAACTGAATTAAAACAAAACGGAAGCTCTGATTTCactttctctcattttctcacactttctcagcaaccacacaaaaccaaataaaaaaataaaacaaaccttTGTCATTAGTGGTATTCTCGTTGGAGAGGAAATAGTAAGCTAAAACGGTAACAACAAGGGCAAGGCACAAAAACACAATGACCGCACCGATCAATGACAACCCGCCTCGACTACTCTTATCGGATCGGTAACCTAATCTTCTAACCCGACCCGACTTCTGCTGTTGCGAGCTAGACGACGACGTCGCACGAATCCCGATGGACACGTGATCCGACGTGCCGTTCGTGTAATGCCTGTGCTGCgccatttttcaaaacatttggAAATTACTAACACAAAATAACAACAATTCGAGAGAGAGTGAAGGAGATTTTGGGAATTTTAAATGTATCTATGAGAGTGAGATAGTGTAGTGTTGCAGATTTGTGTTTGATATTTGATGGTTTTGATTATtacttttcttattaaaaaaatatatatatgaaggagAGAAGAGGGAGGAGAGGTGGAGCGTCACCGGCGATGGAGTGGCAGTTGATGGAGATTAAGACTATAGAGGCCAAAGTAGAATATTTCCTAATTTATAGGGGCTAGAAGGAGTTTACAGTAATGGCCTTATACCCGATTAGGAAACTTTAAGACGAGAGAGATTTTAGGGGCAGTGTATGTAATTAGTGCTTGTGATGCTTTGGTTTTCATTAATTGGATCATAAGTAGTaatctaatcaaataaataaagcataaaACCCCTAATTTaatgacattttttatttattttctagcaACTTGTTTATTGTCTCTTGTCTTTGGTAACATTTCATATCAAGGAATTTGTTGGCCAATAAGATTTGATACACAAGTTAAAATCATGGCGGTGGGCTCCGTCGTCGACGCTAACGCTCATGAATCAATGAAGTAATTATAATTCAATCcctgtattttttatgtttttgtatgtTAGTCCTTTTAGTCTTGAAGATTGTACGCGAGTCCTTTTACCAAAGCTCACAATCATTTCGTTTTGAAATTACTAATTATCCTTtataaactcattttcaattgaTTGTAGTCGTTGAAACAGGAAAGTATGATTATAAATGAAAACTGTTTTAGGAaagtaataattaaattgtaataaaaaaataattaacaaaaaaactttaCGAAGTACTatttatcataataattttttattttttaaatttgatttgattgtttgtataaaaaaaaataaatgagagctttttatttaaaataaaatattgttctgTTTTTAGTTTGACTatcaagatttttgttttttttcatttttgttttttcacagtattgattaataatttattttatattactttctataaattattacaaccttaaaaaaatatggttatcaattttgtaaaatctaatttagttttattatttgtaaaaaataaaaaacaagagaacTAAATTTAAACTCGTGGTGAAATGATAACCCTAGCTATTTTTTAAGCTATGATTAAACTCTTCTTTCAGGGatttgaaagacaaaaaaaaacaaaattgactcAACAATCATTGGATATTACATTTGAACAAATAAATCCCATAATGGATGCATGACTACTATGCATTgatttcatgatttaaagaCCATACTTGTTTTTCACTAGCTTTCTTTTCCCCGATCGACTAGAACCACCATCTGCAGAGAGCTTGCTTAGGATTACACTAATTTCGACCCGTGTCCTGTGTGGTTCTCCAACAGCTTCACTTCTCTGTTCAGGCTGGGTTTTTTTTccgttaatttatatatatttcgaTTAATTCTAtgagttttgaaattattaattatataaatttttagtagtctgagatttataaaactcaaaccGATAATTTTTAcggaataaatttaaaatctaactagtgaaattatatcttttaagatttgggttttttttttcaaattattggaGGTATTGCATGACGATTGAtccctttgttttctttttttccaagtgCAACAGTTCTTGGTGTCGTTTCCTTCTTTTCTATGTGGAAGAGATGACACTTTTTAGGATTATGTGCATGTCTATCACCCTTTATAAGAGGTGGGTATTGCACAAATTATTCCCTCTTGATCACGACAAAAACTCCAATCCTAGTGATGTTTAGAGAGCTGTTCATGAGTTTAGAAAAGATTTAACctttttcatgttctttttgAGCACTTAAGGGCTAGCACGTAGGAGACCGACTGTATGTGTTCGAAGACTTCTTCGtcttgcttttgctttttgAAATTGAGGACCATTCTCGTCTCTTCCACTTGAATGtggtttttctaataattttgatgaGATCATAGAGTTGTTTTTATAGAGTTGGGTAATGAACCCTTTCACTTAAAATATTTCTTCCAAGTATGCTCTGttattttcatcctttattATGGCATAACAAATAgcttgatgaaattttttttatttttttattaattgtggATATTTGAACTAGTTTATACGTATCTTAATTGATCTCttgaaactttaaaattaataattatataagtttttaatagaAACTGAAACTTATAGtactagtaatttttaaaaaacaaatctaaaatttaaataattgtattaatattttttttttactaaaatattatttgattttaatgaatAGACTTTCATGAATATCATAGAGCCAAGAGCCAAGTTTCGATAACATGCTTTGGTGGACCCATAAAACATGGACAGAAGGATGTTGAATGTTGCATTATTGTTTTGTATGGCAAGCTCCAAGttgctgtttttattttatatgttttctttagAATTTGTAACCTGTCATTGTTGTTTACGTTATCTTTGTGACAATAAAGTCTTTTAGAAAAATGAGTGTCCTACACTTATTTAGGAAATAAATatccatcaataaaaaatttatctaacgataaaaatacaaatacaaatttgatccttaaaaaatatacttgttgggaaaaacaactataaattaTCCggaataaaattattcttattctttaaaaaaaaatatgaaaatactgggattaataacaaaaaaaacaaatatccttCATTTATTAGGTTTTGTTGAAGATTAAAAGGATATTGTTCGAAGAAGTGGATGTACTAACacttaaaaataacttaagcaAAATTATTTAGGAGACTAACTACAGGTATAATCAGTTTGTTTTCTAGAGAgagtacatgtttttttttagaaaaaactcTAATGCAGTGGATTAAGAGAGTTATTTgcatataaagtttaataattacaTACAATTAAAaggcaataaaaataaattaagaaaatgttgtattttattataacaactccataataaattttaaatttttataaaaatattctaacaGGTTTTGTactcttgaatttgttttatcacAAATTTTGTCTGACCAAATATATTTCCAACAAGGGGGAAGGGCATATCGCCGACAAAGGGGGTGCTACTTGCAAGAATATCTTCTCATAAAAATCAGAGCAGATTAGTGAACATGCTAGCGATACTGGAAGTTGAAGGGGGTCACAGGAGGAAGATGATGTTGTGGCTTTAGTGGTGGAGGAAATCACGAGAATCAGTTGAAGATCAAATCCCTTAAACAATGCCAATGATCATGAGGTGGATTCCATCGCTTTTATA
This genomic interval from Populus nigra chromosome 11, ddPopNigr1.1, whole genome shotgun sequence contains the following:
- the LOC133668446 gene encoding uncharacterized protein LOC133668446: MAQHRHYTNGTSDHVSIGIRATSSSSSQQQKSGRVRRLGYRSDKSSRGGLSLIGAVIVFLCLALVVTVLAYYFLSNENTTNDKGVNDNHVEDDEMKNDDFLTNVTRTDTIKVLGFGQGSVGHGRDSRYWDRDDRRRDEDYNEDDVEHDSKVHRDGESSEKVHNLVKVKNYKEKAKRVEDRKGVGLYNEDGRKELKMYEKEYEASLKSTGNLGNKSDIKNLLLDDEDNGEQNGAADSENDYDDGIDFHDPRMEEYGGDSEHDKEENSSETTVHVKDNRESSSFLDAKTKDQNSAKDNQEDSSSLLEKGSLNSQSLDDGNTDSRHANNIGGRSTSKSRSDSKKKSKRHKYSGCGMKFLNSTTRLVEPFESRKFARFSLQYTEIEEKPEGQEQWEPRFAGHQSLHEREESFLAHDQKINCGFVKGPEGSSSTGFDLAEDDASYISRCHIAVISCIFGNSDRLRSPVHKMVTRLSRKNVCFVMFMDEVTFQTLSSEGHIPDTAGFIGLWKIVVVKNLPYNDMRRVGKVPKLLPHRLFPSARYSIWLDSKLRLQVDPLLVLEYFLWRKGYEFAISKHYDRHCVWEEVAQNKRLNKYNHTVIDQQFASYQTDGLKRFNVSDPNKLLPSNVPEGSLIVRAHTPMSNLFSCLWFNEVDRFTPRDQLSFAFTYQKLRRMNPGKPFYLNMFKDCERRAIAKLFRHKSEEKRSTPRQEAAE